The region TAAAGGACAAAAAGTTGGTGAATACTATGCCGATCTGGTAGTTGAAGGAAAAGTAATCCTTGAGCTTAAGGCGTCAGAGTCAATTTGCGACGAGCACAAATACCAATTAATCAATTATTTAAAAGCAACAAATATTGAGGTTGGACTTTTATTTAATTTTGACAGAAAACCTCAATTCGACAGAAAAGTATTTCAAAATAAAAACAAAATCTAATCCGTAAGAATCAGCTAATTTTGCGTCATACGCCACGGTGCACAAGTCCGTGTTCCATTTTGGAAACTTTATCCGTAAGACCGCTAGAAGCGGTCGGACTGTTTTAATTAATTCGCGATCATCCGCTCAATCCGCGTCATCCGCGTTCTATTCAAAAGACTATGAA is a window of Bacteroidales bacterium DNA encoding:
- a CDS encoding GxxExxY protein — encoded protein: MNLIEKELIEKIINAFYEVYNTLIYGFLEKVYEHALYKELNNRGFHVSRQEPIGVLYKGQKVGEYYADLVVEGKVILELKASESICDEHKYQLINYLKATNIEVGLLFNFDRKPQFDRKVFQNKNKI